The window ACTGATGATATGGCCACTGAAAGAATCGATCCACTTAGCAAACACGCCATCAAAAAGTTCAAGACCTCATTCTGTCAGAGACCATGGATACTTCATAATCAATTTGATTGTGCTTTGCAAAATGATAACCTTGAAGAGACTGAAGTTGACACGGTCTTCTCATCTTTCGGATGTTATTTTTACGAACCCTTTCTTTGAATTTGCACCTGTATAGTTCTTTCTTTACCTTCCATGTGCGGCATttggtttttcttttaaatatttaggcATGAGCTCACTAAATTGGTTTGCCAAGTTAGATGGTGAACCAAGTAATTGAACCATGTAAAACATGGGGGAATCAGTTTAGTATGGAGGAAATCTGAACATAATCTCAGAAAAATCTTAAGAAACTAATAAGATCAATGGTttgttcttgatttttcaaGTGGAGAAAAGCTTTAGTTTCATTTGGAGAATAAAGAAAATAACTTCTGAGGATTTTCTCACAATGAAATTTGTAATCAGTATATTAATCTTGATTTTGGATATGCTCCTTTTGCATGGACGGCTATTTGCCAGCTAGGTGATATAACTGTTTTGGCTTTGGTATCTGCTATTAGCTAAGATGCTGGGGCACTCGGAAAACTAGTATTTCATGTGTATGACACTAAGTCACAACATGACAGTCTTGGAAACTTCTTGGTTTCATGCTGGAACTCTAAAACATGCTCAGAAAGTCgttaaaagataaaataaagATGTACCTTTAGCATGGCCATGACATAACGAGCAGTGTTTGATAAACTTGGAGACAAGTTATGTGATTAGTTAGACATTGAATGGATTAATAGCATGGTGGATTCTATTATGGGGTTGATATTAATATCTGTTGTTGAATTTAGCTTATTGATGTTTGTTAATCTCAAATTACTCTTTACTGAGTAGTTTGATGTAATTTTATAATCATTCGCAAGTCACCGTGGGCTAGCTAATTCTGGTTTTGATTTATCCCAATGTTTGCAACCTACGTGGAATTGACATATGGAGAATGTTTACCATCTAGTAGTCATGGATTAACAGAAACACGTTTAGCCACTCCAGCATTTATTGTTGTCTGTTTTTTACTTTTTGTGTATTTGTGTGTGCGTGCGTGCGCTTTTTTATGGGTGGAGTTTCGACCATGTTGGATAATTTCCTCTGACGGATGATATTGAAGCTTTCTTTCCCAGGATCACTCATTGAGAGTTAGCCTTCCAAAAGGAGTGTTCCGGGGATGTTCAAGTTGTCATGATTGTTTAAAGGTTGGTTCAGTTCCTTATTTACATATTTTcagaattaatttttttatggcaTCGATTTTCTGTATATGGACTTTCTTAAAAAGATTCTGATAGGTCACTGCTAGGTGGCATCCCAAAGAGTCATGCTTGCCTGTGCTTGACGATGCTCCTGTATTCCATCCCACCGAAGAGGTATTCTACACATTAGATATATCCTGAAGCTTTTTGTCATTCCAattttgtattattattatctagAAATGATTTAACTAGTGCTGTTGCGTATCCGTATGACCTTATACAAGGAGTTCAAGGACCCTATGAAATATATTTCCAAAATACGCGTAAGAGCCGAGAAGTATGGAATATGCCGCATTGTTTCTCCTTCTTCTTGGCGACCTCCATGCCTTCTTGAAGATATCCAGACATGGAAAAAAGCAACTTTCAATACTCGTATTCAGAAGATTGATGGGCTTAAAAATTTCTATGCAAAGAGAAAACTATCCAGAACTACGAAGAAATTGGAAGATAAAAGGCTAAAAGTTTCAGTAAGAGCGGAGCATGAGTCTCTTAACGGAAGGGCTGAGCTCAAGCAAGCTAACTGTGTTGCTGtcagatctgattttgaatctgggCCAGAACACACCTTGCAAAGCTTTAAGAAGTATGCTGATGATTTCAAGAATCAGTACTTTTGCAAGAACGACGAAGTTACAGATTCGGATGTAAACTTGAATGCTGGCCATAAAAATCAGGGACCATTAATTGCAAGATTGGAGGGTGAATATTGGCGAATCATTGAGAATCCCACTGAGGAAATTGAGGTATCTCACCGAAAGTGTCATATTTAACCAATGTAAATAAATTATTACCATCAGCTTGCTTCAAAATGTGACTTTAATTTGTAAAGGTGCTTTATGGTACTGATATGGAAAGTCGAGCCTTGGGGAGTGGATTTCCAATAAAAAGCATGTTTAGAAAATAAAGTTGAACATTCTGAATATGCGGAATCAGCCTGGAACTTGCATAATGTCCCAAAGCTCTCTAGCTCTCTGCTTCCATTCGGATGTGATAGTACCTCTGCCATTTTAGTTCCTCAGCTGTTTGTTGGAATGTGCTTTACATCACAGTGTTGGGTAAGACTTAGATAGCTCTCAACATCCTTTCTGAAACCAGTCATGTGGTGTTTGTCCTTTTCAGATTGGTTTTGCTGTCTCTTTTCCTTAGTTTTATTGTCATGATTTAACCTGTTTTCCTGTCGGAATGTCGGAAATAGAGAAATGAGGACCACCATCTCTATTCTCTATGTTACTTGCACTTGGGCGACCCTAAAGTATGGTACAGTATTCCAGGAAGATATTGCTGCAAGTATGTCGAAGTTGCGAAAAAACTATGTCCGGAATTGTCAGAACATCCTTCAATTCACGAACTTGTGAGTaacattattattttatcaacATTACTCAATTTTTTGGAGGTATGGTACAATATTCTTTTATCAATGGAGATTATTATGCTATGGAATTCACTTGGTAATTTCGCTGTGAATCAGTGAATGGACTGTTCTCTGCGTCTATGGGTATCACACATTTTTGTAATATTGGAGCTTATGACATTCATTTGGTTGatataaaaaatttcttttttccAGTTTAACACTCCCTTACCGAATGTAGTTCACGTTTCTGCTGAGGTTACTTCATTCACGACCACTTAGGTGAAGTCCAATATTTTTTGGTTTACTGCATGACTTTTCTGTGTTTGTACAGGCATATCAGCTTTCCCCCTCGATGCTAAAGTCTGAAGGAATACCTGTGTACCGTTGTGTGCAGAACCCACGTGAGTTTATACTCATCTTTCCTGGAGCATATCATACAGAATTTGATTGTGGCTTCAACTGTTCAGAATCAGTCTGTTTTGCTCCTTTCGACTGGTTACCTCATGGCTTGAACACAGTAGAACAGTATAATGATTTCTGTCGAAAGAGTTCAATTTCTTATGATCGACTGTTGATTGGAGCAGCCATAGAAGCTGTGACTGCACAGTGGGAAACCTTAGCAATAAGAAATGATTCTGTGGGTAATCATCTGTGGAAAAGTGTTTGCGGGAAGGACGGGCTCTTAACAAAAGCACTTAAGGTATGTCTTTGATATGATGATTCTGCTAACGATGAAATCTCGTGAAGCTAACAAAAGCACTTAGATATGTCACTGATATGATGATTCTGTTAATGATGAAATCTTTTGAAGCACCTTACTTGTATTTCTTACATATGTAGGAGGTCTTGTATACATATTTAAGTCACGTGAGTCAAGTATTGAAACATGTCTCAGTTTCTAAAAGTGAACTGGTTTTTGGTTGTCAGAACTTAAAAACTGGGATACATAGATAATATAAATTGGAATTACCTGGGTGATGAATTTTGAACCCTTCATTGCAAGTTTTGAAACCTGTACTATTAGTTTCTGGGCTTTTTTGGTTTCAAGATGACAAAGCCCCCATTAGCTTCTGCTAGTTGCACTGCTGGTTTGGACAGACCAATTGCCATTTTGGATCGTGGTAACATTTTTAGATTCAAtctatttaagtttaaaattgaaCTTTTTAACTTCTAAATTTTGTATATATGTTACCATTTCGCTTTATCATCGCTGCTGGACATTTGTTCATTGGCCTATAAAATTGAATGCGCTTGTATGTGTTTTTCCTTATTCAACTTCTGAACTAATCTAATGTTGTGGTGGGTTGTGAAAATTATTCTGAATTACGTATTTTTACTTGTTTAGTTTCGTGTTCAACTTGAAAGCATTAGGAGGAAACACATAAGCAATCCATCTCAATCAAGGGTGCTAGATGAAGCTGATACTGGCACGAAAAAGGAGTGCAGCATATGCTTGtgtgatttatacctttctgcTACATGCTGTTCATGTTCTCCCGATATATATACATGTCTTCGGCATGCAAAGCAGCTATGTTATTGTACTTCCTGGGCAGATAAAATTTTCCTCTTTCGATATGAAATTGCATCGTTGAAGTCCCTCGTTGAAGCACTTGAAGGAAATCTGAGAGCAATCCATATCTGggggaaaaagaaaattcaaccaattcCAGATTCATGTGCTGTGAAAAATTCTTTACATCAACCAGATTCAGGTCATAAGCGTCCTGCAGCAACATCCATGTCTCCATGTCCTGTTTCCAGTGGGCAAGACACTTTGCAACACTCAAATCCAGGTACAACCATACTACCCTCTGGTAGAGGAACTTTGGTAAAATCATCTGTTGTTCCACCTGACATCGTTGTCCTTAGTGACGATGAGGATGAAAAGCATTGATTATACGGTGTTTTGCAAATCAAGTCGTCGATAATTTTATCAAAAATATATGTTTTGTAGGTGATGCATATTTTTGTTGTATAAGATAAGCAAAACCAAATCTTTGTGTATATTTGAGCGGTGACGAAATCCCATTGTTTCTTTTCTCTGCAAGTTGCAAGATGGCATGACTATTTTATAATCTTCaagatttttgttttttttaattttttattattaaaatataaaaaaaataagagaatATAAATAGGGATGTGATCGAGTCGAGCCGAGTCGAACTCTTGAATAtttgagcttggtttgtttataatcgagccgatcttgagctttatttaacgaatatatgcatggctcacgagcttattcaagttTTTATCGAAtctaaacaagcttaataaatatgaattatacatttaaatttttattaaattaattaaaaagtaaattatatattgaaagaaaatatattatttttttattaaaatttgtaaatttattataataaataaatttaatagatttttcaatatatttcataaataatatgcaaaatcaataaatcaaatatcaaaactattatttttttcatttaaaagattATTCATGAACTTAtcaacgaacatgttcacgagctaacgagccgaatactgtaaagcttgaatttggtttgtttatcttaacgagcttcgaatagctcacaaaaggtttggttcgtttacatcctTAAATATAAAGAAtaagaaactcaaaataatatgttagGTTCAATTCACGGTTCATAGGTTCAATCCCGATTCTATATGAACCGtgaattgaaattgaaatcactctctcaaaaatatgatattataaCTATTGGATCCAAAATCAGAAACTGGAATTGCGCATTTGTTTTGTCAATTCCGATGCTTAGAAATAAGAAACtctgataaataaataaaaacgtgtaaagatatttaattagttaatctattttatttatacaaattaaattTAATCTCTATTCCTATTTTTTGAgttcaaaaattaaataatcgtataatataaaattgttaaatAACTAAATCTAATTTAGTTTGGAGtacgtctcttgtgagacggtctcacaaatctttatctgtgagacgggtcaactctaccgatattcacaataaaaagtaatactcttagcataaaaagtaatattttttcatagatgacccaaataaaagatctgtctcacaaaatatgctCGTAATTATGAGACGGTctacacacaaatttttgctccTAATATTTGTGAGATTAAAAGCTCCTTAATTTTAGTGTACATAAATAAGTTGTCAAATAAGAAGCCTAGTCCTTAGTCCTTACTCACCCAAAGCAAGCCTCAAAAGCCGCGTAAATCAGAGAGGACTCAATGATTATTCATTAGCCGGAACTAGAAAGTGAGAGTAGGATGACAAATTTTCTCCCAACCCGTCGGATAATTCAATATCTGACTCGAATAGAAATTTCTTAGCATATTTGATTTGCTGGTATTGTTTCTGCTCTCTGAATTCTTCatcttcaaagattttagcAGAACAAGAAATAACGGCTCAAAACAGAACAGAAGGGTGATCGACTTGAGGTTACTAAAAAAGATGTAAGAAAACATTCGTTATTCAACTTGGAGGATTTGGCCTGTTTACTTTAGGTGATGCTTCgatgaaaattattaatttaactcAATGGCATAGACTATTTTCTAAAAGTGCAGGTTGTCACTCAAAAGGGTGGACTACAGGGGACGGagaaaatctgaaattttcttCAAGCAACTATGCCACTATTTCTTGGCTCTCACATAAAAATGCAGGTATCTTGAAATCAATCATGAATTACCATAGTTGAACTCACACATTCT is drawn from Primulina eburnea isolate SZY01 chromosome 10, ASM2296580v1, whole genome shotgun sequence and contains these coding sequences:
- the LOC140804027 gene encoding LOW QUALITY PROTEIN: putative lysine-specific demethylase JMJ16 (The sequence of the model RefSeq protein was modified relative to this genomic sequence to represent the inferred CDS: inserted 2 bases in 1 codon) translates to MQSLRNGSEEKLSVPPGFVSLTSLTLKRTANGSEEATDDMATERIDPLSKHAIKKFKTSFCQRPWILHNQFDCALQNDNLEETEVDTDHSLRVSLPKGVFRGCSSCHDCLKVTARWHPKESCLPVLDDAPVFHPTEEEFKDPMKYISKIRVRAEKYGICRIVSPSSWRPPCLLEDIQTWKKATFNTRIQKIDGLKNFYAKRKLSRTTKKLEDKRLKVSVRAEHESLNGRAELKQANCVAVRSDFESGPEHTLQSFKKYADDFKNQYFCKNDEVTDSDVNLNAGHKNQGPLIARLEGEYWRIIENPTEEIEVLYGTDMESRALGSGFPIKXACLENKVEHSEYAESAWNLHNVPKLSSSLLPFGCDSTSAILVPQLFVGMCFTSQCWRNEDHHLYSLCYLHLGDPKVWYSIPGRYCCKYVEVAKKLCPELSEHPSIHELAYQLSPSMLKSEGIPVYRCVQNPREFILIFPGAYHTEFDCGFNCSESVCFAPFDWLPHGLNTVEQYNDFCRKSSISYDRLLIGAAIEAVTAQWETLAIRNDSVGNHLWKSVCGKDGLLTKALKFRVQLESIRRKHISNPSQSRVLDEADTGTKKECSICLCDLYLSATCCSCSPDIYTCLRHAKQLCYCTSWADKIFLFRYEIASLKSLVEALEGNLRAIHIWGKKKIQPIPDSCAVKNSLHQPDSGHKRPAATSMSPCPVSSGQDTLQHSNPGTTILPSGRGTLVKSSVVPPDIVVLSDDEDEKH